One Streptomyces fagopyri DNA window includes the following coding sequences:
- a CDS encoding GNAT family N-acetyltransferase: MILVRRAVPEDAREVLRLRQVMLDSVFTTDGSTLWHADSLPTISGRLGRPDGDFAAFVVDHPGRPDALAALVAGTIEYRIGRPGNPRGAVGHVFSVATDPGMRRRGYARACVETLLDWFRERGVPQVDLNASPEAEPLYASLGFVRKPDPSMRLRL; the protein is encoded by the coding sequence ATGATTCTCGTACGCCGTGCCGTGCCCGAGGACGCCCGGGAAGTGCTCCGCCTGCGCCAGGTGATGCTCGACTCCGTCTTCACCACCGACGGCTCCACGCTCTGGCACGCGGACTCCCTCCCGACGATATCCGGCAGGCTGGGCCGGCCCGACGGGGACTTCGCGGCCTTCGTCGTCGACCACCCCGGCCGGCCGGACGCGCTGGCGGCGCTCGTCGCCGGGACCATCGAGTACCGGATCGGGCGGCCCGGCAATCCACGGGGCGCGGTCGGTCACGTCTTCAGCGTCGCCACCGACCCCGGCATGCGGCGCCGGGGGTACGCGCGGGCGTGCGTGGAGACGCTGCTCGACTGGTTCCGCGAGCGGGGCGTGCCCCAGGTCGACCTGAACGCGTCCCCGGAGGCCGAGCCGCTGTACGCGTCGCTCGGGTTCGTGCGCAAGCCGGACCCCTCGATGCGGCTCCGCCTCTGA
- a CDS encoding MerR family transcriptional regulator, whose amino-acid sequence MTVMETTAEAAETGTRTDVCAAPPERQRRPDGQDSYTISEVVAFTGLSAHTLRWYERIGLMPHIDRSHTGQRRYSNRDLDWLSLVGKLRLTGMPVADMVRYAELVREGDETYRARFELLEATRRDVQARIAELQDTLAVLDHKISFYADAGRPLASERS is encoded by the coding sequence ATGACGGTGATGGAGACCACGGCCGAGGCCGCCGAGACCGGCACCAGGACCGATGTGTGCGCGGCGCCCCCCGAGCGGCAGCGGCGCCCGGACGGCCAGGACAGCTACACGATCAGCGAGGTCGTCGCCTTCACCGGCCTGTCCGCGCACACCCTGCGCTGGTACGAGCGGATCGGTCTCATGCCGCACATCGACCGCTCGCACACCGGGCAGCGCCGGTACAGCAACCGCGACCTGGACTGGCTGAGCCTCGTCGGCAAGCTCCGGCTCACCGGGATGCCGGTCGCCGACATGGTGCGGTACGCGGAACTGGTGCGGGAGGGCGACGAGACCTATCGCGCGCGCTTCGAGCTCCTGGAAGCCACCCGCCGGGACGTGCAGGCGCGGATCGCCGAGCTCCAGGACACCCTGGCGGTCCTCGACCACAAGATCAGTTTCTACGCGGACGCCGGGCGACCCCTGGCGTCGGAGAGGTCCTGA
- a CDS encoding serine hydrolase domain-containing protein — protein sequence MSLRSLALIENWPVPTAAAAVVRADGTVTGSYGPVDHRFRLASVTKPLAAYAALVAYEEGAVDLDEPAGPAGSTVRHLLAHTSGLAFDEHRVTSPPGERRLYSNAGFEVLGDHIAKATDISFPEYLRQAVLEPLGMTGTSLDGSPAKDGVSTVADLVRFAAEVQAPRLLDARTVADAMTVQYPGTKGVLPGYGHQNPNDWGLGFEIRDSKSPHWTGTSSSPRTFGHFGQSGTFLWIDPVLRAACVALTDRAFGPWAAQAWTPFTDAVLLELRG from the coding sequence ATGTCCCTGCGCAGTCTGGCGTTGATCGAGAACTGGCCCGTCCCCACGGCCGCCGCGGCCGTCGTCCGCGCGGACGGCACGGTGACGGGGTCGTACGGTCCGGTCGACCACCGCTTCCGCCTCGCCTCGGTCACCAAGCCGCTCGCCGCGTACGCCGCGCTCGTCGCGTACGAGGAGGGGGCCGTCGATCTCGACGAGCCGGCGGGTCCGGCCGGCTCGACAGTCCGCCATCTCCTCGCGCACACCTCGGGGCTCGCCTTCGACGAGCACCGGGTGACGTCCCCGCCCGGGGAGCGGCGGCTGTACTCCAACGCCGGGTTCGAGGTCCTCGGGGACCACATCGCCAAGGCGACGGACATCTCCTTCCCGGAGTACCTGCGGCAGGCGGTACTGGAGCCGCTGGGCATGACGGGGACGTCGCTGGACGGCTCGCCCGCCAAGGACGGGGTGTCGACGGTGGCGGACCTGGTGCGGTTCGCGGCGGAGGTCCAGGCACCCCGGCTCCTGGACGCGCGGACGGTGGCGGACGCGATGACCGTGCAGTACCCCGGCACGAAGGGGGTGCTGCCCGGATACGGCCACCAGAACCCCAACGACTGGGGGCTCGGCTTCGAGATCCGTGACTCCAAGTCCCCGCACTGGACGGGCACCTCGTCCTCGCCGCGTACCTTCGGCCACTTCGGGCAGTCCGGTACGTTCCTGTGGATCGATCCGGTGCTGCGCGCCGCGTGCGTCGCCCTCACGGACCGGGCGTTCGGGCCGTGGGCGGCGCAGGCGTGGACACCGTTCACGGACGCTGTGCTGCTGGAGCTGCGCGGCTGA
- a CDS encoding ACP S-malonyltransferase, whose translation MLVLVAPGQGAQTPGFLTPWLDLPGAADRLAAWSDAIGLDLAHYGTQADADAIRDTAVAQPLLVAAGLLSAAALGDVSALAPGAVAGHSVGEITAAAFAGVLDDTAALTLVRTRGLAMAEAAAVTRTGMSALLGGDPETTVPHLEKLGLTPANVNGGGQIVAAGTLEQLAALEADKPDGVRRVVALKVAGAFHTHHMAPAVEALARAAEDLNPADPLVTYVSNKDGQTVKSGADVLKRLVGQVANPVRWDLCMETFQELGATALIEVCPGGTLTGLAKRALPGVKTLALKTPDDLDAARELLAEHSA comes from the coding sequence GTGCTCGTACTCGTCGCTCCCGGCCAGGGCGCCCAGACGCCCGGCTTCCTGACTCCCTGGCTCGATCTCCCCGGTGCCGCCGACCGCCTCGCCGCGTGGTCGGACGCCATCGGTCTCGACCTTGCCCACTACGGCACGCAGGCCGACGCGGACGCGATCCGGGACACGGCTGTCGCGCAGCCGCTCCTGGTCGCCGCCGGACTCCTCTCCGCCGCGGCACTCGGCGACGTCTCCGCCCTCGCTCCCGGCGCCGTCGCCGGGCACAGCGTCGGTGAGATCACCGCCGCCGCGTTCGCGGGAGTGCTCGACGACACCGCCGCGCTGACGCTCGTACGCACCCGTGGCCTGGCGATGGCCGAGGCCGCCGCCGTCACCCGGACCGGCATGTCGGCGCTGCTCGGCGGTGACCCCGAGACGACGGTCCCGCATCTGGAGAAGCTCGGCCTGACCCCCGCGAACGTGAACGGCGGTGGCCAGATCGTCGCCGCCGGCACGCTGGAGCAGCTGGCTGCCCTGGAGGCGGACAAGCCCGACGGCGTACGCCGGGTGGTGGCCCTGAAGGTCGCCGGCGCGTTCCACACGCACCACATGGCACCCGCCGTCGAGGCGCTCGCGCGGGCCGCCGAGGACCTGAACCCCGCGGACCCGCTGGTCACGTACGTCTCCAACAAGGACGGCCAGACCGTCAAGTCCGGCGCGGACGTCCTGAAGCGGCTGGTCGGCCAGGTGGCCAACCCGGTCCGCTGGGACCTGTGCATGGAGACCTTCCAGGAGCTCGGCGCGACCGCGCTGATCGAGGTGTGCCCGGGTGGCACGCTCACCGGCCTCGCCAAGCGCGCGCTGCCGGGTGTGAAGACCCTGGCGCTGAAGACCCCAGACGACCTCGACGCGGCTCGCGAGCTCCTCGCCGAGCACAGCGCCTGA
- a CDS encoding acyl carrier protein, with the protein MAATQEEIVEGLAEIVNEIAGIPTEDVQLDKSFTDDLDVDSLSMVEVVVAAEERFDVKIPDDDVKNLKTVGDATDYILKNQA; encoded by the coding sequence ATGGCCGCCACTCAGGAAGAGATCGTCGAAGGTCTCGCCGAGATCGTGAACGAGATCGCCGGGATCCCCACCGAGGACGTCCAGCTGGACAAGTCCTTCACCGACGACCTGGACGTCGACTCGCTGTCCATGGTCGAGGTCGTCGTCGCCGCCGAAGAGCGCTTCGACGTGAAGATCCCGGACGACGACGTCAAGAACCTCAAGACCGTCGGCGACGCGACCGACTACATCCTCAAGAACCAGGCCTGA
- the fabF gene encoding beta-ketoacyl-ACP synthase II, whose amino-acid sequence MSSTNRTVVVTGIGATTPLGGDVASTWEGLVAGKSGVRPLEQEWAAEQAVRIAAQIAVEPGEVIPRPQARRLDRSAQFALIAAKEAWADAGFTDRAGDDPAIDPDRLGTVIASGIGGVTTLLDQYDVLKEKGVRRVSPHTVPMLMPNGPSANVGLLVGARAGVHTPVSACASGAEAIGYAIEMIRTGRADVVVAGGTEAAIHPLPIAAFGNMMAMSKNNDDPQGASRPYDVARDGFVLGEGAGVLILESAEHAAERGARVYAEAVGQGISADGHDIVQPEPEGRGISRALQNLLDNTDLDPAEIVHVNAHATSTPAGDVAELKALRKVFGDDADHMAVSATKSMTGHLLGGAGGVESVASVLALYNRIAPPTINIDNLDPEAEANADIVRGEARKLPVEGRIAALNDSFGFGGHNVVLAFRTI is encoded by the coding sequence GTGAGCTCGACCAATCGCACCGTGGTCGTCACCGGTATCGGCGCAACCACACCGCTGGGTGGCGACGTAGCCTCTACCTGGGAGGGCCTGGTCGCCGGCAAGTCCGGTGTCCGCCCCCTGGAGCAGGAATGGGCCGCCGAACAGGCGGTCCGCATCGCGGCGCAGATCGCCGTGGAACCGGGCGAGGTCATCCCCCGCCCGCAGGCCCGCCGTCTCGACCGCTCGGCGCAGTTCGCGCTGATCGCGGCCAAGGAGGCCTGGGCGGACGCCGGCTTCACCGACCGGGCCGGCGACGACCCGGCCATCGACCCGGACCGCCTCGGCACCGTCATCGCCTCCGGCATCGGCGGCGTGACCACCCTGCTCGACCAGTACGACGTGCTGAAGGAGAAGGGCGTCCGCCGCGTCTCCCCGCACACCGTCCCCATGCTCATGCCGAACGGCCCGTCGGCCAACGTGGGCCTGCTCGTCGGCGCCCGCGCCGGCGTGCACACCCCGGTCTCCGCCTGCGCCTCGGGCGCCGAGGCCATCGGCTACGCCATCGAGATGATCCGCACCGGGCGCGCCGACGTCGTCGTCGCGGGCGGTACCGAGGCGGCCATCCACCCGCTGCCCATCGCCGCCTTCGGCAACATGATGGCGATGTCCAAGAACAACGACGACCCGCAGGGCGCCTCGCGGCCCTACGACGTCGCACGCGACGGCTTCGTCCTGGGCGAGGGCGCCGGCGTCCTGATCCTGGAGTCCGCCGAGCACGCCGCCGAGCGCGGTGCCCGGGTCTACGCCGAGGCGGTCGGGCAGGGCATCTCCGCCGACGGCCACGACATCGTGCAGCCGGAGCCCGAGGGCCGCGGCATCTCGCGCGCCCTGCAGAACCTGCTGGACAACACCGACCTGGACCCGGCCGAGATCGTGCACGTGAACGCGCACGCGACCTCGACGCCCGCCGGTGACGTGGCGGAACTGAAGGCGCTGCGCAAGGTCTTCGGTGACGACGCCGACCACATGGCGGTCTCCGCGACCAAGTCGATGACCGGTCACCTCCTCGGCGGCGCCGGGGGTGTGGAGTCGGTGGCGTCGGTGCTGGCGCTGTACAACCGGATCGCTCCGCCGACCATCAACATCGACAACCTCGACCCCGAGGCCGAGGCGAACGCCGACATCGTGCGCGGGGAGGCCCGCAAGCTGCCCGTCGAGGGCCGCATCGCCGCGCTGAACGACTCGTTCGGGTTCGGCGGGCACAACGTGGTGCTGGCGTTCCGCACGATCTGA
- a CDS encoding DUF4429 domain-containing protein: MGDVLAGFHAAWEFESDSVLIRFERGIRTPKLFQSLGERRVPLEAIGAVTLTPGRRGTVVLHAVPRVGADPLMDAAAGQLKEGCDPYRLVLPADRETLAEYYADELRARLTGDAGPVERHLVAAPEAPLRFKAYDGKAAFDGTSVSFRWFWTGASSAKWKAGDQIFPVAGLSGVEWRSPEVFEGHLRLLRREPAVAQPAQADQDPAAVVFGLGYGPVHESLPFAASVLAAVRASGPAAVTAVPAPRRDPADIADRIRHLGELHEAGLVTDEEFTRKKAELLAEL; encoded by the coding sequence ATGGGTGACGTACTGGCCGGATTTCATGCCGCCTGGGAGTTCGAGTCCGACTCCGTGCTCATCCGCTTCGAGCGGGGGATCCGTACACCGAAGCTGTTCCAGTCGCTCGGCGAACGCCGGGTCCCGCTGGAGGCGATCGGGGCGGTCACACTGACGCCGGGCAGGCGCGGCACGGTCGTGCTGCACGCCGTCCCCAGGGTGGGCGCCGACCCGCTGATGGACGCGGCCGCCGGGCAGCTGAAGGAGGGGTGCGACCCCTACCGGCTGGTCCTGCCCGCCGACCGGGAGACCCTCGCCGAGTACTACGCCGACGAGCTGCGCGCCCGGCTCACCGGGGACGCCGGCCCCGTCGAGCGCCACCTCGTCGCGGCGCCCGAGGCGCCGCTGCGCTTCAAGGCGTACGACGGGAAGGCGGCCTTCGACGGCACCTCGGTGTCCTTCCGCTGGTTCTGGACCGGCGCGTCCTCCGCCAAGTGGAAGGCCGGCGACCAGATCTTCCCGGTCGCCGGGCTGAGCGGGGTCGAGTGGCGCTCCCCCGAGGTCTTCGAGGGTCATCTGCGGCTGCTGCGCCGCGAACCCGCCGTCGCACAGCCCGCCCAGGCGGACCAGGATCCGGCCGCGGTCGTCTTCGGACTCGGTTACGGGCCCGTCCACGAGTCGCTCCCGTTCGCGGCCTCGGTGCTCGCCGCGGTACGGGCCTCGGGCCCCGCGGCCGTGACCGCGGTCCCCGCTCCCCGCCGCGACCCGGCCGACATCGCCGACCGCATCCGCCACCTCGGCGAGCTGCACGAGGCGGGGCTGGTCACGGACGAGGAGTTCACGAGGAAGAAGGCGGAGCTGCTGGCGGAGCTGTGA
- the fasR gene encoding fatty acid biosynthesis transcriptional regulator FasR: protein MPEPEASNIERPAHDVHTHSATLKRLEKSSGSLAAQAIARMDETLPWYRAMPPENRSWIGLVAQAGIAAFTEWFRRPDAPQAISTDVFGTAPRELTRAITLRQTVEMVRTTIEVMESAIDEVAAPGDESVLREALLVYAREIAFATAQVYAQAAEARGAWDARLESLVVNAVLSGEADEGAVSRAAALGWNSPEHVCVVLGTAPDGDSELTVEAIRRAARHAKLQVLTGVLGDRLVVIAGGSDNPLAVAKSLIGPYAAGPVVAGPIVPDLLAATRSAQAAAAGLKACLAWQDAPRPVLADDLLPERAIAGDPSAREQLVEEIYRPLEEAGSALLETLSVYLEQASSLEGAARMLFVHPNTVRYRLRRVTDVTGWSPSDVRSAFTLRIALILGRLADGDLQT from the coding sequence GTGCCCGAACCCGAAGCCAGCAATATCGAGCGCCCAGCGCACGACGTCCACACGCACTCGGCGACCCTGAAGCGGCTGGAGAAGTCGTCCGGAAGTCTCGCCGCGCAGGCCATCGCGCGGATGGACGAGACGCTGCCGTGGTACCGGGCCATGCCACCGGAGAACCGTTCCTGGATCGGGCTCGTCGCCCAGGCCGGTATCGCCGCGTTCACCGAGTGGTTCCGGCGTCCCGACGCGCCCCAGGCCATCTCCACCGACGTGTTCGGCACCGCCCCCCGCGAGCTGACCAGGGCCATCACCCTGCGCCAGACCGTCGAGATGGTGCGGACGACGATCGAGGTGATGGAGAGCGCCATCGACGAGGTGGCCGCTCCCGGTGACGAGTCCGTGCTGCGCGAGGCCCTGCTCGTCTACGCCCGTGAGATCGCCTTCGCCACCGCCCAGGTCTACGCGCAGGCCGCCGAGGCCCGCGGTGCCTGGGACGCCCGGCTGGAGTCCCTGGTCGTGAACGCCGTACTCTCCGGCGAGGCCGACGAGGGCGCCGTCTCCCGCGCCGCCGCCCTCGGCTGGAATTCCCCCGAACACGTCTGCGTGGTGCTGGGTACGGCACCCGACGGTGACAGCGAGCTGACCGTCGAGGCCATCCGGCGGGCCGCCCGGCACGCCAAGCTGCAGGTGCTGACCGGGGTGCTCGGGGACCGGCTCGTGGTGATCGCGGGCGGCAGCGACAACCCGCTCGCGGTCGCCAAGTCGCTGATCGGCCCGTATGCCGCCGGGCCCGTCGTCGCCGGACCGATCGTGCCCGACCTGCTCGCCGCGACCCGCTCCGCGCAGGCCGCCGCGGCCGGCCTGAAGGCGTGTCTCGCCTGGCAGGACGCCCCGCGCCCGGTCCTCGCCGACGATCTGCTGCCGGAGCGCGCGATCGCCGGAGATCCGTCGGCCCGCGAGCAATTGGTGGAGGAGATCTACAGACCACTGGAGGAAGCCGGCTCCGCGCTCCTCGAAACCCTCAGTGTCTATCTGGAACAGGCGAGCAGCCTCGAAGGCGCGGCCCGAATGCTCTTCGTTCACCCCAACACCGTGCGCTACCGGCTACGACGTGTGACTGACGTCACCGGTTGGTCACCCTCGGATGTACGATCCGCCTTCACACTGCGGATCGCGCTCATCCTGGGGCGTCTGGCCGATGGAGATCTCCAGACGTAG
- a CDS encoding alpha/beta hydrolase — protein MTSFETSPQLNVWRALLALAVVFVMLATSGWTAVHSHRGATPLQASRSAWEHGRVAGEALPDPESAPGRLSRFFASLDARQRGRLAHRYPLAVGNMNGAPVRLRYTANRIAIGQQRRIELKRMHDNRLSALGQQEAGRRMHRYEAMLHKGRRFLAFDPMGSGRVAEVFGNLDRARRISVVVPGVDTDLLTFQRTNKKYSAPVGMATSLYGAERAASPGTRTAVIAWADYTAPSGLGMDAATGVRAQEGAVRLNALLRALPGKAPVALYCHSYGSVLCGVAAHSLPSRVSDIAVAGSPGMRADNTTALRTTARVWAMRDSDDWIQDVPYLEFGGLGHGADPVSKAFGARVLSARGAKGHGGYFEPGTESLRNFADIGVGAYDTVRCAHDDDTCRQGLTDASAAGRA, from the coding sequence GTGACTTCCTTCGAGACATCCCCTCAACTGAACGTCTGGCGTGCGTTGCTCGCGCTGGCCGTGGTTTTCGTGATGCTGGCCACCAGTGGCTGGACCGCGGTCCACAGCCATCGGGGGGCGACGCCCCTCCAGGCGTCCCGCTCCGCGTGGGAGCACGGCCGGGTCGCCGGAGAGGCTCTCCCGGACCCCGAGTCCGCACCGGGGCGCCTGTCCCGCTTCTTCGCCTCGCTCGACGCCCGCCAGCGCGGCCGGCTGGCGCACCGCTACCCGCTCGCGGTCGGCAACATGAACGGCGCGCCCGTGCGGCTGCGCTACACGGCCAACCGCATCGCCATCGGGCAGCAGCGCAGGATCGAGCTCAAGCGCATGCACGACAACCGGCTCTCGGCCCTCGGGCAGCAGGAGGCCGGCCGCCGCATGCACCGCTACGAGGCGATGCTGCACAAGGGCCGCAGGTTCCTCGCCTTCGATCCCATGGGCTCGGGGCGGGTCGCCGAGGTCTTCGGCAACCTCGACAGGGCCCGGCGGATCTCCGTCGTGGTACCCGGCGTCGACACCGACCTGCTCACCTTCCAGCGCACCAACAAGAAGTACTCGGCGCCGGTCGGCATGGCGACGTCCCTGTACGGGGCGGAGCGCGCGGCCAGCCCCGGGACCCGTACGGCCGTGATCGCGTGGGCCGACTACACCGCGCCCAGCGGACTCGGCATGGACGCGGCCACCGGCGTCCGCGCGCAGGAGGGCGCGGTCCGGCTGAACGCGCTGCTGCGCGCGCTGCCCGGCAAGGCGCCCGTCGCCCTGTACTGCCACAGCTACGGCTCGGTGCTCTGCGGCGTCGCCGCCCACTCACTGCCCTCCCGGGTCTCGGACATAGCGGTCGCGGGCAGTCCCGGCATGCGCGCCGACAACACGACGGCACTGCGCACCACGGCCCGGGTCTGGGCGATGCGGGACTCCGACGACTGGATCCAGGACGTCCCGTACCTCGAGTTCGGCGGCCTCGGACACGGCGCCGACCCGGTGTCGAAGGCGTTCGGCGCGCGAGTGCTGTCCGCCCGGGGCGCCAAGGGCCACGGCGGCTATTTCGAGCCGGGCACGGAGAGCCTGCGCAACTTCGCGGACATCGGCGTCGGCGCGTACGACACGGTGCGGTGCGCCCACGACGACGACACCTGCCGACAGGGTCTGACCGACGCCTCGGCGGCAGGACGCGCGTAG
- a CDS encoding pirin family protein, with protein sequence MIEVRRADERYRGGEPAAGISSLHAFSFGPHYDPANLRFGAVIACNEERLAPGAGFDEHPHSHTEIVTWVVEGELTHRDSAGHESLVRAGDVQRLSAAAGVRHVERNDGPGPLVFVQMWLAPVAPGGVPSYEVVHGIADSTPYAVPEAEAMLHVRRLALGERTAVPDAAFVYVHAVRGEVALDGAELGPGDAARITGAKDLEAVATTPAELLLWAMPATG encoded by the coding sequence GTGATCGAGGTACGGCGCGCCGACGAGCGCTACCGGGGCGGGGAACCGGCGGCCGGGATCTCCTCGCTGCACGCCTTCTCCTTCGGCCCGCACTACGACCCGGCCAATCTCCGCTTCGGCGCGGTGATCGCCTGCAACGAGGAACGGCTCGCGCCCGGCGCGGGTTTCGACGAGCATCCGCACAGTCACACCGAGATCGTCACGTGGGTGGTGGAGGGGGAGCTGACCCACCGGGATTCCGCCGGTCACGAGTCGCTGGTGCGGGCCGGGGACGTGCAGCGGCTGAGCGCGGCGGCCGGTGTGCGGCACGTCGAGCGCAACGACGGGCCGGGTCCGCTGGTGTTCGTGCAGATGTGGCTGGCTCCGGTCGCGCCCGGCGGTGTCCCGTCCTACGAGGTCGTCCACGGCATCGCGGACTCCACTCCGTACGCGGTCCCGGAGGCCGAGGCGATGCTGCATGTGCGGCGGCTGGCGCTGGGGGAGCGGACGGCGGTTCCGGACGCGGCGTTCGTGTACGTCCACGCGGTGCGGGGTGAAGTAGCCCTGGACGGAGCCGAGTTGGGGCCGGGTGACGCGGCCCGCATCACGGGTGCGAAGGATCTGGAGGCGGTGGCGACGACTCCGGCGGAGCTGTTGCTGTGGGCGATGCCGGCGACGGGCTGA
- a CDS encoding ketoacyl-ACP synthase III — translation MSKIKPSKGAPYARILGVGGYRPVRVVPNEVILETIDSSDEWIRSRSGIETRHWASDEETVAAMSIEASGKAIADAGINADQIGAVVVSTVSHFSQTPAIATEIADKLGTDKAAAFDISAGCAGFGYGLTLAKGMVVEGSAEYVLVIGVERLSDLTDLEDRATAFLFGDGAGAVVVGPSQEPHIGPTVWGSEGDKSGTIKQTVPWDRFHSGDVSTLPLDSKGEIKFPAITQEGQAVFRWAVFEMAKVAQQALDAAGISPDDLDVFIPHQANERIIDSMVKTLKLPEHVTVARDVRTTGNTSAASIPLAMERLLATGEAKSGDTALVIGFGAGLVYAATVVTLP, via the coding sequence ATGTCGAAGATCAAGCCCAGCAAGGGCGCCCCGTACGCGCGGATCCTGGGCGTGGGCGGCTACCGTCCCGTGCGGGTCGTGCCCAACGAGGTGATCCTCGAGACGATCGACTCCTCCGACGAGTGGATCCGCTCGCGTTCCGGCATCGAGACCCGGCACTGGGCCTCCGACGAGGAGACCGTCGCCGCGATGTCGATCGAGGCGTCCGGCAAGGCCATCGCCGACGCCGGGATCAACGCCGACCAGATCGGCGCCGTGGTCGTCTCCACCGTGTCCCACTTCAGCCAGACCCCGGCCATCGCCACCGAGATCGCCGACAAGCTCGGTACGGACAAGGCCGCCGCCTTCGACATCTCGGCCGGCTGCGCGGGCTTCGGCTACGGGCTGACCCTGGCCAAGGGCATGGTCGTCGAGGGTTCCGCGGAGTACGTCCTGGTCATCGGCGTGGAGCGGCTGTCCGACCTCACCGACCTGGAGGACCGTGCGACGGCCTTCCTGTTCGGCGACGGCGCGGGCGCGGTCGTCGTGGGCCCCTCCCAGGAGCCGCACATCGGCCCCACGGTGTGGGGCAGCGAGGGCGACAAGTCCGGCACCATCAAGCAGACCGTCCCGTGGGACCGCTTCCACAGCGGCGACGTCTCGACCCTCCCGCTCGACTCCAAGGGCGAGATCAAGTTCCCTGCGATCACGCAGGAGGGCCAGGCGGTGTTCCGCTGGGCCGTGTTCGAGATGGCGAAGGTCGCCCAGCAGGCGCTGGACGCGGCCGGGATCAGCCCGGACGACCTGGATGTCTTCATTCCCCATCAGGCCAACGAGCGGATCATCGACTCGATGGTGAAGACGCTGAAACTGCCGGAGCACGTCACGGTCGCCCGGGACGTACGCACCACCGGCAACACCTCGGCCGCCTCGATTCCGCTCGCGATGGAGCGGCTTCTGGCGACCGGTGAGGCGAAGAGCGGCGACACCGCGCTCGTCATCGGATTCGGGGCGGGTCTCGTGTACGCCGCCACGGTCGTTACCCTCCCCTAG
- a CDS encoding aldo/keto reductase, with translation MTDSKIAKVRLGTDGPEVGAQGLGCMGMSFAYGPTDADEARATLERALELGVTLFDTADAYGQGANETFLSPFFKAHRDELVIATKFGLSIPPDNPTKRVVRNDAPYIRQAVEASLRRLDVEVIDLYYMHRRDVNIPIEETVGVMSELVREGKVKHLGLSEVTGGELRAAQAVHPITAVQSEWSLFSRDIEAGVVPAAGELGVALVPYSPLGRGFLTGSFANADTDLTESDFRRQQPRFTGDNAAVNAALLEPVRATAEAHGVSLGQVALAWVQRQAASYGVSAVPIPGTRRRGRVEENAAATRIVLGDEEMALLEPIASKVAGERYADMSFSSAGRE, from the coding sequence ATGACGGACAGCAAGATCGCGAAGGTACGGCTCGGCACCGACGGCCCCGAGGTCGGGGCGCAGGGTCTGGGCTGCATGGGCATGAGCTTCGCGTACGGGCCCACCGACGCCGACGAGGCGCGGGCCACCCTGGAACGGGCGCTGGAACTCGGCGTCACGCTCTTCGACACCGCGGACGCCTACGGCCAGGGCGCGAACGAGACGTTCCTGTCCCCGTTCTTCAAGGCGCACCGGGACGAGCTCGTCATCGCGACGAAGTTCGGCCTGTCGATCCCGCCGGACAACCCGACGAAGCGGGTCGTCCGCAACGACGCCCCCTACATCCGCCAGGCCGTCGAGGCGAGCCTGCGGCGGCTGGACGTCGAGGTGATCGACCTCTACTACATGCACCGCCGTGACGTGAACATCCCCATCGAGGAGACCGTCGGGGTCATGTCCGAACTGGTGCGCGAGGGCAAGGTCAAGCACCTCGGGCTCAGCGAGGTCACCGGCGGGGAGCTGCGTGCCGCCCAGGCCGTGCATCCGATCACGGCCGTGCAGTCGGAGTGGTCGCTGTTCAGCCGTGACATCGAGGCCGGCGTGGTTCCGGCGGCCGGTGAGCTGGGCGTGGCGCTCGTCCCGTACTCGCCGCTCGGGCGCGGCTTCCTGACCGGATCGTTCGCCAACGCGGACACGGATCTCACCGAATCCGACTTCCGCCGTCAGCAGCCCCGCTTCACCGGTGACAACGCGGCCGTCAACGCCGCCCTGCTGGAGCCGGTACGCGCGACGGCCGAGGCGCACGGCGTCTCTCTCGGCCAGGTCGCGCTGGCCTGGGTGCAGCGGCAGGCCGCGTCGTACGGGGTGTCGGCGGTGCCGATCCCGGGGACGCGCAGGCGCGGCCGGGTCGAGGAGAACGCGGCGGCCACGCGGATCGTCCTCGGCGACGAGGAGATGGCGCTGCTGGAGCCGATCGCCTCGAAGGTGGCGGGGGAGCGGTACGCGGACATGTCGTTCTCGTCGGCGGGACGGGAGTAG